Proteins encoded by one window of Candidatus Zixiibacteriota bacterium:
- a CDS encoding 50S ribosomal protein L11 methyltransferase, which yields MAATSPESIYEIRVRVPRAQVDALSDFIVERISAGLVLEEEEGSPETRVLFYANPEAVAAQMAMVRGYVVQLLGADVDPGRLVTATEIRNRAWEEEYRRSVQPVVIGDIVIRPPWAPAPIATPYDIVIEPKMAFGTGTHETTRSCLRIIRQHLQPGGRVLDLGCGSGILSILADKMGAGYIKAIDYDVTAIDNCRENFRRNAVAAPHDILFGSIGKCRGDRPYDLAVANIIKSTILEMLPRLVELTGRPGHLVLSGLLEQDVPEVAAGLDRLGAADRAVLPDNEWRTITITFA from the coding sequence ATGGCGGCAACTTCGCCGGAATCGATCTACGAAATTCGCGTGCGGGTCCCGCGCGCTCAGGTCGACGCATTGTCGGATTTCATCGTCGAACGAATCAGCGCCGGACTGGTGCTCGAGGAGGAGGAAGGGTCCCCGGAAACACGGGTGCTGTTCTACGCCAACCCCGAGGCGGTGGCGGCGCAGATGGCGATGGTCAGGGGGTATGTCGTGCAGCTGCTTGGCGCGGACGTCGACCCGGGGCGGCTGGTCACGGCCACCGAAATCAGGAACCGGGCGTGGGAAGAGGAATACCGGCGCTCAGTGCAGCCGGTGGTGATCGGCGACATCGTCATCCGACCGCCCTGGGCACCGGCGCCGATCGCCACCCCCTACGACATCGTCATCGAGCCGAAAATGGCGTTCGGGACCGGGACCCACGAGACAACCCGGTCCTGTCTGAGGATCATCCGGCAGCATCTCCAGCCGGGAGGGCGTGTCCTCGACCTGGGCTGCGGGTCGGGAATCCTGTCGATCCTCGCCGACAAAATGGGTGCCGGCTACATCAAGGCGATTGACTATGACGTGACGGCGATCGACAACTGCCGCGAGAATTTCCGGCGCAACGCGGTGGCGGCCCCGCACGACATTCTCTTCGGCTCCATCGGGAAATGCCGGGGCGACCGTCCCTACGACCTGGCCGTCGCCAACATCATCAAGAGCACGATTCTGGAGATGCTCCCGCGGCTGGTCGAGTTGACCGGCCGGCCGGGACACCTGGTGCTCTCCGGGCTGCTCGAACAGGATGTTCCGGAGGTGGCGGCTGGCCTCGACCGCCTGGGCGCGGCCGACCGGGCGGTGCTCCCGGACAACGAGTGGCGCACGATCACCATCACGTTTGCCTGA
- the dnaJ gene encoding molecular chaperone DnaJ yields the protein MNKRDYYEVLAVDRGATEEQIKSAYRKLALKYHPDRNPGNQEAEEKFKEATEAYEVLKDPRKRQTYDQFGHAGVGAGGPGFGGFGGGFEGFDLGDALRAFMRDFGGSGSIFDDLFGMGMGSGTRQRRTVRGEDLRVRIPLALEEINTGLEKSIRVKRLVTCDACDGTGVAAGSSKKTCPQCKGRGQVRTVTRTFLGTVQQVSTCSMCRGSGEIIADPCPSCGGEGRVRGESTVKINIPAGVASGNYLAVEGMGNAAPAGGPPGDLIAVFDEQEHETFERHGDNVVMELPVSFATAALGGTVEVPTLDGSAKLKVPPGTQPGKVLKLKGKGIPHLHTGGRGDQLVRIHVWVPTRLEAREREMLEQLARCESFKAPQGGKSFLSKLRETLGV from the coding sequence ATGAACAAACGAGACTACTACGAGGTGCTGGCGGTCGACCGCGGCGCCACCGAAGAGCAGATCAAGTCCGCCTATCGCAAGCTGGCGTTGAAGTACCACCCGGACCGCAACCCCGGGAATCAGGAGGCGGAGGAGAAGTTCAAGGAGGCGACCGAGGCGTACGAGGTGCTGAAGGATCCGCGGAAACGGCAGACCTACGATCAGTTCGGGCACGCCGGGGTGGGCGCCGGCGGACCGGGGTTCGGCGGATTCGGCGGCGGATTCGAGGGGTTCGACCTCGGCGACGCGCTCCGGGCGTTCATGCGCGACTTCGGCGGCAGCGGCTCGATCTTCGATGATCTCTTCGGCATGGGCATGGGGAGCGGGACGCGCCAGCGGCGCACCGTGCGCGGCGAAGATCTGCGGGTGCGGATCCCGCTGGCACTGGAAGAAATCAACACGGGGCTGGAAAAATCGATCCGCGTCAAGCGGCTGGTCACCTGCGACGCGTGCGACGGGACCGGCGTGGCGGCCGGATCGTCAAAGAAAACCTGCCCGCAGTGCAAAGGACGGGGGCAGGTGCGCACCGTCACGCGCACGTTCCTCGGCACGGTCCAGCAGGTGTCGACCTGCAGCATGTGCCGGGGGTCGGGGGAGATCATCGCCGATCCGTGTCCGAGCTGCGGCGGCGAGGGGCGGGTGCGCGGCGAGAGCACCGTCAAAATCAACATCCCGGCGGGCGTGGCGAGCGGAAACTACCTCGCGGTCGAGGGGATGGGGAACGCCGCGCCGGCCGGCGGCCCGCCCGGAGATCTCATCGCCGTGTTCGACGAGCAGGAGCACGAGACGTTCGAGCGCCACGGCGACAACGTGGTCATGGAGCTGCCGGTGTCGTTCGCGACCGCGGCCCTCGGCGGAACGGTCGAGGTGCCGACGCTTGACGGGTCGGCCAAGCTGAAAGTCCCGCCGGGCACACAGCCGGGGAAAGTGCTGAAACTGAAGGGGAAGGGGATCCCCCATCTGCACACCGGCGGCCGCGGCGACCAACTCGTGCGCATCCATGTCTGGGTCCCGACCAGGCTCGAGGCGCGCGAGCGGGAGATGCTCGAACAACTCGCGCGGTGTGAATCGTTCAAAGCGCCCCAGGGCGGGAAATCGTTCCTGTCGAAACTGCGCGAGACACTCGGAGTGTAA